One Procambarus clarkii isolate CNS0578487 chromosome 15, FALCON_Pclarkii_2.0, whole genome shotgun sequence DNA segment encodes these proteins:
- the LOC123759136 gene encoding mucin-2-like, whose amino-acid sequence MRELSEKMFFTATPRHHSLGKYAVYVRLSRVYSTDCMKNPGGRYKCRYFLKSGNGASFDRPITDLYLSCVILQSLGGASHKLLAADFGDHADSRDHGPKDSRDHGPKDSRDHGPKDSRDHGPKDSRDHGPKDSRDHGPKDSRDHGPKDSRDHGPKDSRDHGPKDSRDHGPKDSRDHGPKDSRDHGPKDSRDHGPKDSRDHGPKDSRDHGPKDSRDHGPKDSRDHVAKDSTHKDYFCSTIYAGLATPSNTTPSNTTPSNTTPSNTTPSNTTPSNTTPSNTTLSNTTPSNTTPSNTTPSNTTPSNTTPSNTTPSNTTPSNTTPSNTTPSNTTLSNTTPSNTTPSNTTLSNTTPSNTTLSNTTPSNTTPSNTTPSNTTPSNTTPSNTTLSNTTPSNTTPSNTTLSNTTPSNTTPSNTTPSNTTLSNTTPSNTTPSNTTPSNTTPSNTTLSNTTPSNTTPSNTTLSNTTPSNTTPSNTTPSNTTPSNTTPSNTTPSNTTPSNTTPSNTTPSNTTLSNTTPSNTTPSNTTPSNTTPSNTTPSNTTPSNTTPSNTTPSNTTPSNTTPSNTTLSNTTPSNTTPSNTTPSNTTPSNTTPSNTTPSNTTPSNTTPSNTTPSNTTPSNTTPSNTTPSNTTPSNTTPSNTTPSNTTPSNTTPSNTTPSNTTPSNTTPSNTTPSNTTPSNTTPSNTTPSNTTPSNTTPSNTTPSNTTPSNTTPSNTTLSNTTPSNTTPSNTTPSNTASRYTTIVLQRSV is encoded by the exons ATGAGGGAGTTGTCGGagaagatgttcttcacagctacTCCACGTCATCACAGTCTTGGTAAATATGCTGTGTATGTTAGACTCTCGCGGGTATACTCTACAG ACTGCATGAAAAACCCGGGGGGTCGCTAtaaatgccgatatttcttaaagagTGGCAATGGGGCCAGTTTCGACAGGCCTATAACAGACCTATATCTCTCATGTGTCATCCTGCAAAGCCTGGGTGGGGCTAGCCACAAGCTTCTGGCTGCCGACTTTGGAGA TCATGCTGACTCCAGGGACCACGGACCTAAGGACTCCAGGGACCACGGACCTAAGGACTCCAGGGACCACGGACCTAAGGACTCCAGGGACCACGGACCTAAGGACTCCAGGGACCACGGACCTAAGGACTCCAGGGACCACGGACCTAAGGACTCCAGGGACCACGGACCTAAGGACTCCAGGGACCACGGACCTAAGGACTCCAGGGACCACGGACCTAAGGACTCCAGGGACCACGGACCTAAGGACTCCAGGGACCACGGACCTAAGGACTCCAGGGACCACGGACCTAAGGACTCCAGGGACCACGGACCTAAGGACTCCAGGGACCACGGACCTAAGGACTCCAGGGACCACGGACCTAAGGACTCCAGGGACCACGGACCTAAGGACTCCAGGGACCACGTAGCTAAGGACTCTACCCACAAAGACTATTTTTGCTCGACTATTTACGCTG GACTTGCCACGCCCTCTAATACAACGCCCTCTAATACAACGCCCTCTAATACAACGCCCTCTAATACAACGCCCTCTAATACAACGCCCTCTAATACAACACCCTCTAATACAACGCTCTCTAATACAACACCCTCTAATACAACGCCCTCTAATACAACGCCCTCTAATACAACGCCCTCTAATACAACGCCCTCTAATACAACACCCTCTAATACAACGCCCTCTAATACAACACCCTCTAATACAACGCCCTCTAATACAACGCTCTCTAATACAACGCCCTCTAATACAACGCCCTCTAATACAACGCTCTCTAATACAACGCCCTCAAATACAACGCTCTCTAATACAACACCCTCTAATACAACACCCTCTAATACAACGCCCTCTAATACAACGCCCTCTAATACAACGCCCTCTAATACAACGCTCTCTAATACAACGCCCTCTAATACAACACCCTCAAATACAACGCTCTCTAATACAACGCCCTCTAATACAACGCCCTCTAATACAACGCCCTCAAATACAACGCTCTCTAATACAACGCCCTCTAATACAACACCCTCTAATACAACGCCCTCTAATACAACGCCCTCTAATACAACGCTCTCTAATACAACGCCCTCTAATACAACGCCCTCTAATACAACGCTCTCTAATACAACGCCCTCTAATACAACACCCTCTAATACAACGCCCTCTAATACAACGCCCTCTAATACAACACCCTCTAATACAACGCCCTCTAATACAACGCCCTCAAATACAACGCCCTCTAATACAACGCCCTCTAATACAACGCTCTCTAATACAACGCCCTCTAATACAACACCCTCTAATACAACGCCCTCTAATACAACGCCCTCTAATACAACGCCCTCTAATACAACACCCTCTAATACAACGCCCTCTAATACAACGCCCTCAAATACAACGCCCTCTAATACAACGCCCTCTAATACAACGCTCTCTAATACAACGCCCTCTAATACAACACCCTCTAATACAACGCCCTCTAATACAACGCCCTCTAATACAACACCCTCTAATACAACGCCCTCTAATACAACGCCCTCAAATACAACACCCTCTAATACAACGCCCTCTAATACAACACCCTCTAATACAACGCCCTCTAATACAACGCCCTCTAATACAACGCCCTCTAATACAACGCCCTCTAATACAACACCCTCTAATACAACGCCCTCTAATACAACGCCCTCTAATACAACGCCCTCTAATACAACACCCTCTAATACAACACCCTCTAATACAACGCCCTCTAATACAACACCCTCTAATACAACACCCTCTAATACAACGCCCTCTAATACAACACCCTCTAATACAACACCCTCTAATACAACGCCCTCTAATACAACACCCTCTAATACAACGCCCTCTAATACAACGCTCTCTAATACAACGCCCTCTAATACAACGCCCTCTAATACAACGCCCTCAAATACAGCGTCACGGTATACAACAATTGTATTACAAAGGAGTGTGTAA